Proteins encoded by one window of Kribbella flavida DSM 17836:
- a CDS encoding ABC transporter ATP-binding protein, whose amino-acid sequence MGAELTLRGVRHRRGDREVLRIDQLDIAAGERLSVLGPNGAGKTTLLRLLAAVEPPSTGTIAIDGLGTASGGVELRRRVAYATQRAGLLSTSVRRNVELPLQWRKVPRRRRRDLAVEALERLRVAHLADRPARALSGGEQQRVSLARALVLDPAVLLLDEPAAGLDAQSRAAFFADLDQALADRSVTVVQVSHRAEEALGLADRVVVLLAGQVHQIGTPETLNRHPVDAGVAALVGYENLVEAEVGPDGTVLVGATPTGLTCDRPAGPVTVAAFASGVRLVPADWPGLPVRVARVSPGPGHRTVALSGAVSLLAHVPVRAATSLLAGSRVRVVFDPALSTILPRS is encoded by the coding sequence GTGGGCGCGGAGCTGACGCTGCGCGGGGTCCGGCACCGTCGCGGCGACCGGGAAGTACTGCGGATCGACCAGCTCGACATCGCCGCCGGTGAACGGTTGTCGGTGCTCGGTCCCAACGGTGCGGGCAAGACCACGCTGCTGCGGCTGCTCGCCGCGGTCGAGCCGCCGTCGACGGGCACCATCGCGATCGACGGACTCGGTACGGCGAGCGGCGGGGTGGAGCTGCGCCGGCGCGTCGCCTACGCGACCCAGCGGGCCGGGCTGCTCAGCACCAGCGTGCGACGCAACGTCGAGCTGCCGCTGCAGTGGCGGAAGGTGCCACGCCGTCGGCGCCGGGACCTCGCGGTGGAAGCGCTCGAGCGGCTGCGGGTCGCCCACCTGGCCGATCGTCCGGCCCGGGCGTTGTCCGGAGGCGAACAGCAACGCGTCAGCCTCGCCCGGGCGCTCGTTCTCGATCCGGCCGTCCTGCTGCTCGACGAACCGGCGGCCGGGCTGGATGCGCAGTCCCGGGCGGCCTTCTTCGCCGATCTCGACCAAGCCCTGGCGGACCGGTCGGTCACGGTCGTGCAGGTGTCGCACCGCGCCGAGGAAGCACTCGGACTCGCCGACCGGGTCGTCGTCCTGCTGGCCGGCCAGGTGCATCAGATCGGCACGCCCGAGACGCTCAACCGGCATCCCGTGGACGCCGGCGTTGCCGCCTTGGTCGGCTACGAGAACCTGGTCGAAGCCGAGGTCGGGCCGGATGGCACCGTGCTGGTCGGCGCGACGCCCACGGGGCTGACCTGCGACCGCCCCGCGGGCCCGGTCACGGTCGCCGCCTTCGCCAGCGGCGTCCGGCTGGTGCCGGCCGACTGGCCCGGCCTGCCGGTCCGCGTTGCTCGCGTCAGTCCTGGCCCCGGCCACCGGACGGTCGCGCTCTCGGGCGCGGTTTCCCTGCTGGCCCACGTCCCTGTGCGGGCGGCGACGTCACTGCTCGCGGGCAGCCGGGTGCGGGTCGTGTTCGACCCGGCCCTGAGCACGATCCTGCCGCGCAGCTGA
- a CDS encoding 2-dehydropantoate 2-reductase yields the protein MRVAVLGAGAIGAYVGAALHRGGTEVHLVARGAHLDAIRTNGVQVHSPRGDWLARTPATDDPAEIGPVDFVFLGLKANSYASCGPLLEPLLHEKTAVIAAQNGIPWWYFHGLSGPYEGHRIESVDPGGAVTRVIPLERAIGCVVYCSTELEGPGVVRHLEGTRFSIGEPVGGQSERCREFSQAMVAGGLKCPVENDVRNDIWIKLLGNAAFNPISALARATMVEIAQHQGTRAMIRLMMEETLEIARAVGSSPDISVDKRIDGAERVGEHKTSMLQDLEKDKPLELDVILAAVVELADLTGTPAPTLRAVHAVADLLSSKVGMSTEKLAHAPTSGRAKPLGSVPAGSTP from the coding sequence ATGAGAGTCGCAGTTCTCGGCGCCGGAGCGATCGGCGCGTACGTCGGAGCGGCCCTGCACCGCGGCGGCACCGAGGTCCACCTGGTCGCCCGCGGCGCCCACCTCGACGCGATCCGGACCAACGGCGTGCAGGTCCACAGCCCGCGCGGCGACTGGCTGGCCCGTACTCCGGCCACCGACGACCCCGCGGAGATCGGCCCGGTCGACTTCGTCTTCCTCGGCCTCAAGGCCAACTCGTACGCCTCCTGCGGGCCGCTGCTGGAACCGCTGCTGCACGAGAAGACGGCGGTGATCGCGGCGCAGAACGGCATCCCGTGGTGGTACTTCCACGGCCTGTCCGGCCCGTACGAGGGGCACCGGATCGAGTCGGTCGATCCCGGCGGTGCCGTGACCCGGGTGATCCCGCTGGAGCGGGCGATCGGCTGCGTCGTCTACTGCTCGACCGAGCTGGAAGGGCCCGGCGTGGTCCGGCACCTGGAGGGCACCAGGTTCTCGATCGGCGAGCCGGTCGGCGGTCAGAGCGAGCGCTGCCGGGAGTTCAGCCAGGCGATGGTCGCGGGCGGGTTGAAGTGCCCGGTCGAGAACGACGTGCGCAACGACATCTGGATCAAGCTGCTCGGCAACGCCGCCTTCAACCCGATCAGCGCGCTGGCCCGGGCCACGATGGTGGAGATCGCCCAGCACCAGGGCACCCGGGCGATGATCCGGCTGATGATGGAGGAGACGCTGGAGATCGCCCGCGCGGTCGGCAGCAGCCCCGACATCTCGGTCGACAAACGCATCGACGGCGCCGAACGGGTCGGCGAGCACAAGACGTCGATGCTGCAGGATCTGGAGAAGGACAAGCCGCTCGAGCTGGACGTGATTCTGGCCGCGGTGGTCGAGCTCGCCGACCTGACCGGCACCCCCGCGCCGACGCTGCGTGCCGTGCACGCGGTCGCCGATCTGCTGTCCAGCAAGGTCGGTATGTCGACAGAGAAGCTCGCGCACGCGCCGACGTCCGGCCGTGCGAAGCCGCTCGGCTCGGTGCCGGCCGGCAGCACCCCCTAG
- a CDS encoding glycoside hydrolase family 35 protein: MSDFAIGESDFLLDGEPFRILSGALHYFRVHPDLWADRIDKARRMGLNTIETYVPWNAHSPRRGVFDTDGMLDLGRFLEQVAAAGLYAIVRPGPYICAEWDNGGLPAWLFQEPGVGVRRYEPRFLAAVEQYLEQVLDLVRPLQVDQGGPVLLLQVENEYGAFGNDPEYLEAVAGMIRKAGITVPLVTVDQPTGEMLAAGGLDGVLRTGSFGSRSAERLATLREHQPTGPLMCMEFWDGWFDHWGGPHHTTSVEDAARELDALLAAGASVNIYMFHGGTNFGLTSGADDKGVFRPTVTSYDYDAPLDEAGRPTAKYHAFREVLSRYSTVSAEAPPAVAAPAPQFSVPLGEPVRLLTDPAVWGPASRHATMPTLDDLGARLALFRTELDGDGPVLLSIGEVRDRALVFLDGDPVGVLERDHRDRALMLPRGRGRLEIVVEDQGRVNYGPRIGEVKGLLGDVQLGPDLLTDWSAWTIDLDAVPALWDSAAPATGPGVGPTAWRTSFAAEHPVDHFLGTDAWGKGIAWVNGFCLGRYWHRGPQHTLYVPAPLIRSGDNDLVVLELETMADPTAHFVPDLSLGPVES; the protein is encoded by the coding sequence ATGTCCGACTTCGCGATCGGTGAGTCCGATTTCCTGCTCGACGGCGAGCCGTTCCGGATCCTGTCCGGGGCACTGCACTACTTCCGGGTGCACCCCGACCTGTGGGCGGACCGGATCGACAAGGCGCGCCGGATGGGGCTCAACACCATCGAGACCTACGTGCCGTGGAACGCGCACAGTCCACGGCGTGGCGTCTTCGACACCGACGGCATGCTCGACCTCGGCCGGTTCCTGGAACAGGTCGCGGCGGCCGGGCTGTACGCCATCGTGCGGCCGGGTCCGTACATCTGCGCGGAGTGGGACAACGGTGGCCTCCCCGCCTGGCTCTTCCAGGAGCCGGGCGTGGGGGTCCGCCGGTACGAGCCTCGGTTCCTGGCGGCGGTCGAGCAGTACCTCGAGCAGGTGCTCGACCTCGTCCGGCCGCTCCAGGTCGACCAGGGCGGGCCGGTGCTGCTCCTCCAGGTCGAGAACGAGTACGGCGCCTTCGGCAACGACCCCGAGTACCTGGAAGCCGTGGCCGGGATGATCCGGAAGGCCGGCATCACGGTGCCGCTGGTGACCGTCGACCAGCCGACCGGGGAGATGCTGGCGGCCGGCGGTCTGGACGGCGTCCTGCGCACGGGGTCGTTCGGGTCACGCAGCGCCGAGCGGCTGGCGACCTTGCGGGAGCACCAGCCGACCGGGCCGTTGATGTGCATGGAGTTCTGGGACGGGTGGTTCGACCACTGGGGTGGACCGCACCACACGACCAGCGTCGAGGACGCCGCGCGGGAGCTCGACGCGCTGCTGGCGGCCGGGGCGTCGGTGAACATCTACATGTTCCACGGCGGCACCAACTTCGGGCTGACCAGCGGGGCCGACGACAAAGGCGTCTTCCGGCCGACGGTCACGTCGTACGACTACGACGCGCCGCTGGACGAGGCGGGCCGGCCGACGGCGAAGTACCACGCCTTCCGCGAGGTGCTGTCGCGGTACTCGACGGTGTCCGCCGAGGCTCCGCCCGCTGTTGCGGCACCGGCACCTCAGTTCAGCGTGCCGTTGGGTGAGCCCGTCCGGTTGCTGACTGATCCCGCGGTGTGGGGTCCGGCGAGCCGGCACGCAACGATGCCGACGCTCGACGATCTCGGGGCCCGGCTGGCGCTGTTCCGGACCGAGCTCGACGGCGACGGACCTGTGCTGCTGAGCATCGGCGAGGTGCGCGACCGTGCGCTGGTGTTCCTCGACGGCGACCCGGTCGGCGTGCTGGAACGGGACCACCGGGACCGTGCGCTCATGCTGCCCCGTGGACGCGGCCGGCTGGAGATCGTCGTCGAGGACCAGGGCCGGGTGAACTACGGCCCTCGCATCGGCGAGGTGAAAGGGCTGCTCGGCGACGTCCAGCTCGGCCCGGATCTGCTCACCGACTGGTCGGCCTGGACGATCGACCTGGACGCCGTACCGGCGCTGTGGGACTCCGCGGCGCCGGCCACCGGACCGGGCGTCGGTCCTACCGCCTGGCGAACGTCCTTCGCCGCCGAGCACCCGGTCGACCACTTCCTCGGCACCGATGCCTGGGGCAAGGGAATCGCCTGGGTGAACGGCTTCTGCCTGGGCCGCTACTGGCACCGCGGCCCTCAGCACACGCTCTACGTCCCCGCCCCGCTCATCCGATCCGGCGACAACGACCTCGTTGTCCTGGAGCTCGAAACCATGGCCGACCCGACCGCACACTTCGTTCCCGATCTCTCCCTAGGACCCGTCGAGAGCTGA
- a CDS encoding FAD/NAD(P)-binding protein: MTEGTADCTVAVIGAGAAGTLVAARLLDAAAGRTMRIVLIDPGPATGQGAAYSTPDGRHLLNVPAAGMSALPDRPDDFVDWLRDRVDAGIKPSTFVARARYGDYLAEHLAGCARRSSAVLERRHARVVTVDHTGRRQLTVRLDTGEALVARAAVLATGTSPGIAWAPSGLAGSDRLVVDPWAPGALEGLSGSDILLVGTGLTMVDVALSLDRPSRSVHAVSRQGVVPAVHRAEKTPPVAAPPELAESNDLATLRTALLRHVVETVRRTGDWRAAVDGLRPITAAVWKRLSEHDKLEFLRNDARTWDAHRHRMAPVTAERLAAVRETGRLCLHRGEVVAAEDTGDAVKVLLSDGTAMTVGAVVNCTGPVAAASADPLLASLLADGLARSGSAGLGLETADDGRLLGATGRRAPMWTLGALRRGGLWESTALPEIRGQAAEVAKAVLGDLFRPAVRRQTDVYGLRLTTTGRAAAAYNEALGRLLRLQGGAEELVATAVTEDPDFAVGHAALALLGHEWGMDVDVATELTAAQAASERRLLDDRERSFLTAVSARVDRADASALLAHLREYPLDALVVSVAIPTVAFGGLTSGSRTAELVESLAPAYGGDWWYAGQLAFVRQEQERWGEAEQLSSYALSLEPCSGHAVHARAHVFYETGQHGEGLRWLDGWIRRRGPQANHRAHFSWHAALHELMMGDTDAVRRRYHSQLAPPGVSGSRVLVDSGAMLWRCRMTGAWPGPLPVADVLAAAPDGWLEQPPTGFAAMHSAITLAAADDLTGLDRLRSNAAAHPDPVFRDVVAPLCSALAAVVSGDWGTALVILQALPSRLLALGGSAAQRDVVEETLVYALASAGRGDDAALLLDSRLSRRPSPLDVRRRDAFAAHPATA; this comes from the coding sequence ATGACCGAAGGAACAGCGGACTGTACGGTCGCGGTGATCGGGGCAGGAGCGGCCGGGACGTTGGTGGCGGCCAGACTGCTCGACGCCGCGGCCGGCCGGACGATGCGGATCGTGCTGATCGATCCAGGCCCGGCGACCGGCCAGGGGGCGGCGTACTCGACGCCGGACGGCCGGCACCTGCTCAACGTGCCGGCGGCCGGGATGAGTGCCCTTCCGGACCGGCCGGACGACTTCGTCGACTGGCTGCGGGACCGGGTCGACGCGGGCATCAAGCCGTCGACGTTCGTGGCCCGGGCCCGGTACGGCGACTACCTGGCCGAGCATCTCGCCGGCTGCGCGCGCCGCTCGTCCGCCGTGCTGGAGCGCCGGCATGCCCGGGTCGTGACCGTGGACCACACGGGCCGACGGCAACTGACCGTCCGGCTCGACACCGGCGAGGCGCTGGTCGCGCGGGCGGCGGTCCTGGCCACCGGCACGTCGCCGGGAATCGCCTGGGCGCCGTCCGGCCTGGCCGGCTCCGACCGGCTCGTGGTCGATCCGTGGGCGCCGGGTGCCCTGGAAGGTCTGTCCGGGTCGGACATCCTGCTGGTCGGGACCGGCCTGACCATGGTGGACGTCGCGCTGTCGCTGGACCGGCCGAGCCGAAGTGTGCACGCGGTGTCGCGCCAGGGCGTCGTACCGGCGGTGCATCGTGCGGAGAAGACGCCGCCGGTGGCGGCGCCTCCGGAGCTTGCCGAGAGCAATGACTTGGCGACGCTGCGGACCGCCCTACTGCGGCACGTGGTCGAGACGGTACGGCGTACTGGCGACTGGCGGGCCGCTGTCGACGGGTTGCGGCCGATCACCGCGGCAGTGTGGAAGCGTTTGTCCGAGCACGACAAGCTGGAGTTTCTGCGCAACGACGCGCGGACGTGGGACGCGCATCGGCACCGTATGGCGCCGGTGACCGCGGAACGCCTGGCCGCAGTGCGGGAGACCGGGCGGTTGTGCCTGCACCGCGGTGAGGTGGTCGCTGCCGAGGACACCGGCGACGCGGTCAAGGTGCTGCTCAGCGACGGGACGGCGATGACGGTCGGTGCCGTGGTCAACTGCACCGGTCCGGTCGCAGCTGCGAGCGCGGATCCGCTGCTCGCCTCGCTGCTGGCGGATGGACTAGCCCGCTCCGGCTCTGCCGGGCTGGGCTTGGAGACCGCGGACGACGGCCGGCTGCTGGGTGCCACCGGACGCCGGGCGCCGATGTGGACGCTGGGCGCCCTGCGTCGCGGGGGTTTGTGGGAGTCGACGGCGCTGCCCGAGATCCGTGGTCAGGCGGCCGAGGTCGCGAAGGCTGTGCTGGGGGACCTGTTCCGCCCGGCGGTACGGCGTCAGACCGACGTGTACGGGCTGCGCCTGACGACGACGGGTCGCGCGGCCGCGGCGTACAACGAGGCGCTGGGGCGGCTGCTCCGGTTGCAGGGTGGCGCGGAGGAACTCGTCGCCACGGCTGTGACAGAGGATCCGGACTTCGCCGTGGGGCATGCGGCCCTGGCCCTGCTCGGTCACGAGTGGGGAATGGACGTCGACGTCGCCACCGAACTGACCGCCGCGCAGGCGGCGAGCGAGCGCCGGTTGCTGGACGATCGCGAGCGGAGCTTCCTGACCGCCGTCTCGGCCCGCGTCGATCGGGCCGATGCCTCGGCGTTGCTCGCGCACCTCCGCGAGTACCCGCTGGACGCGTTGGTCGTCAGCGTCGCCATCCCGACGGTCGCCTTCGGCGGTCTGACCTCCGGCAGCCGGACCGCGGAGCTGGTGGAAAGCCTCGCTCCGGCGTACGGCGGTGACTGGTGGTACGCCGGGCAGCTGGCCTTCGTCCGGCAGGAGCAGGAACGGTGGGGCGAGGCCGAGCAACTCTCCTCGTACGCGCTGTCGCTCGAACCGTGCTCGGGACACGCGGTGCACGCCCGAGCGCACGTCTTCTACGAGACCGGTCAGCACGGCGAAGGCCTGCGGTGGCTCGACGGCTGGATCCGCCGGCGGGGACCGCAGGCGAACCATCGCGCGCACTTCTCCTGGCACGCGGCGCTGCACGAGCTCATGATGGGGGACACCGACGCGGTCCGCCGTCGATACCACAGCCAGCTCGCTCCGCCCGGTGTGAGCGGGTCCCGCGTCCTGGTCGACTCGGGCGCGATGCTGTGGCGCTGCCGGATGACGGGAGCCTGGCCGGGTCCGTTGCCGGTCGCGGACGTGCTGGCCGCAGCGCCGGACGGCTGGCTGGAGCAACCGCCGACGGGCTTCGCCGCCATGCACAGCGCGATCACCTTGGCCGCGGCCGACGACCTCACCGGTCTGGATCGCCTGCGCAGCAATGCCGCGGCCCATCCGGACCCGGTGTTCCGGGACGTCGTCGCTCCGCTGTGCTCGGCGCTGGCCGCTGTCGTCAGTGGCGACTGGGGCACCGCGCTTGTCATCCTGCAAGCCCTGCCGTCTCGGCTGCTCGCGCTCGGCGGTAGTGCGGCCCAGCGCGATGTGGTCGAGGAGACTCTCGTCTACGCGCTGGCGTCGGCCGGCCGCGGGGACGACGCGGCGCTGCTGCTCGACTCCCGGCTCAGTCGCAGACCGTCGCCGCTCGACGTCCGCCGCCGGGACGCGTTCGCCGCGCACCCGGCCACTGCCTGA
- a CDS encoding hydroxypyruvate isomerase family protein, whose translation METAAPKYAVNCSILFTELPLLERPAAARAAGFEAVEFWWPFASALPGDAEVDAFERAIRDAGVRLTGLNFAAGDLPGGDRGLVSWPQRSLEFRDNIAVTLGIGERLGCRGFNALYGNRVDGVAPAAQDELAVENLTLAATAARSFGGTVLVEPVSGAERYPLLTAADAVAVIDRVERESGVAGLGLLADLYHLTVNGDDVSKAITTYADRIAHVQLADAPGRNEPGTGTIPIDQHLGELRAAGYAGWIGLEYKPSGSSTDSFGWLRRTELDRTD comes from the coding sequence ATGGAGACTGCTGCGCCCAAGTACGCCGTGAACTGCTCGATCCTGTTCACCGAACTGCCCTTGCTGGAAAGACCCGCGGCCGCCCGGGCGGCCGGGTTCGAGGCCGTCGAGTTCTGGTGGCCGTTCGCGTCGGCGCTGCCCGGCGACGCGGAGGTCGACGCGTTCGAACGCGCGATCCGCGACGCCGGCGTCCGGCTGACCGGACTGAACTTCGCCGCCGGCGACCTGCCGGGCGGTGACCGCGGCCTGGTGTCGTGGCCGCAACGCTCGCTGGAGTTCCGCGACAACATCGCGGTCACGCTGGGCATCGGCGAGCGACTCGGCTGCCGCGGCTTCAACGCGCTCTACGGCAACCGGGTGGACGGCGTCGCCCCGGCCGCCCAGGACGAACTGGCCGTCGAGAACCTCACCCTCGCCGCCACGGCAGCCCGTTCCTTCGGCGGGACCGTCCTGGTCGAGCCGGTCAGCGGGGCCGAGCGGTACCCGCTGCTCACCGCGGCCGACGCGGTCGCCGTGATCGACCGGGTCGAGCGGGAGTCCGGCGTGGCCGGTCTCGGACTGCTGGCCGACCTGTACCACCTGACCGTCAACGGGGACGACGTGAGCAAGGCGATCACGACGTACGCGGACCGGATCGCGCACGTGCAGCTCGCCGACGCACCCGGCCGGAACGAACCCGGGACCGGCACGATCCCCATCGACCAGCACCTCGGAGAGCTGCGCGCGGCCGGGTACGCCGGCTGGATCGGGCTGGAGTACAAGCCCAGCGGCAGCAGCACCGACAGCTTCGGCTGGCTGCGTCGTACCGAGCTGGACCGGACGGACTGA
- the gcl gene encoding glyoxylate carboligase: protein MPRMTAARAAVEILRREGVTHLFGLPGAAINPFYAAVRAQGELKHVLARHVEGASHMAEGYTRAKAGNIGVCVGTSGPAGTDMITGLYSASADSIPILCITGQAPVAKLHKEDFQAIDVPAIAGPVTKLAVTVLEAAQVPGTFQKAFQLMRGGRPGPVLIDLPLDVQLTEIDFDPELYVPLPLATPRASVAQAERVLDLLAAAEHPLIVAGGGIVNADAADLLVEFAELNGVPVVPTLMGWGTIPDDHRLMAGMVGLQTSHRYGNETLLASDLVIGIGNRWANRHTGGLDVYRGERKFVHIDVEPTQIGRVFAPDLGIVSDAKAALETLIHVTRERMAAGPLPDRSEWAAACRERKRTLQRRTDFDSVPVKPQRVYQEMNNAFGPDVRYVSTIGLSQIQAAQMLHVYRPRHWINAGQAGPLGWTGPAALGVAVADPEATVVALSGDYDFQFLIEELAVGAQFNIPYIHVVVNNAYLGLIRQAQRGLDMDFCVQLSFDNINTPELGGYGVDHVKVAEGLGCKALRVVEPDGILPALEEAKKLMVEHEVPVVVEVILERVTNVSMGTEIDNVIEFDELDGVVDPIPTASGLRD from the coding sequence ATGCCACGAATGACTGCCGCCCGCGCGGCGGTGGAGATCCTCCGCCGCGAAGGTGTCACCCACCTGTTCGGCCTTCCGGGCGCGGCGATCAACCCGTTCTACGCCGCGGTCCGCGCCCAGGGCGAGCTGAAGCACGTGCTCGCCCGGCACGTCGAGGGCGCCTCGCACATGGCCGAGGGCTACACCCGGGCGAAGGCCGGCAACATCGGTGTCTGCGTCGGGACCTCAGGTCCGGCCGGCACCGACATGATCACCGGCCTGTACTCCGCCTCCGCCGACTCGATCCCGATCCTGTGCATCACCGGTCAGGCGCCGGTGGCCAAGCTGCACAAGGAGGACTTCCAGGCGATCGACGTCCCGGCGATCGCCGGTCCGGTGACGAAGCTGGCGGTCACCGTGCTGGAGGCCGCCCAGGTTCCCGGCACGTTCCAGAAGGCGTTCCAGCTGATGCGCGGCGGGCGTCCCGGCCCGGTGCTGATCGACCTGCCGCTGGACGTGCAGCTGACCGAGATCGACTTCGATCCCGAGCTGTACGTGCCGCTGCCACTGGCGACGCCGCGAGCCAGCGTGGCGCAGGCCGAGCGGGTGCTCGACCTGCTGGCCGCCGCGGAGCACCCGCTGATCGTCGCCGGTGGCGGCATCGTGAACGCCGACGCCGCCGACCTGCTGGTCGAGTTCGCCGAGCTGAACGGCGTACCGGTGGTGCCGACGCTGATGGGCTGGGGCACGATCCCGGACGACCACCGGCTGATGGCCGGCATGGTCGGCCTGCAGACCTCGCACCGGTACGGCAACGAGACGCTGCTCGCCTCCGACCTGGTGATCGGCATCGGCAACCGGTGGGCGAACCGGCACACGGGTGGTCTGGACGTCTACCGGGGTGAGCGCAAGTTCGTGCACATCGACGTCGAGCCGACCCAGATCGGCCGAGTCTTCGCGCCCGACCTGGGCATCGTGTCGGACGCCAAGGCCGCGCTGGAGACGCTGATCCACGTCACCCGGGAACGGATGGCGGCCGGCCCGCTGCCCGACCGGTCGGAGTGGGCCGCCGCCTGCCGCGAACGCAAGCGCACGCTGCAACGGCGGACCGACTTCGACAGCGTGCCGGTCAAGCCGCAACGGGTGTACCAGGAGATGAACAACGCCTTCGGACCGGACGTCCGGTACGTCTCCACGATCGGCCTGTCCCAGATCCAGGCCGCCCAGATGCTGCACGTGTACCGGCCGCGGCACTGGATCAACGCCGGTCAGGCGGGACCGCTCGGCTGGACCGGTCCGGCGGCGCTCGGCGTCGCCGTCGCCGATCCCGAGGCCACCGTCGTCGCGCTGTCCGGCGACTACGACTTCCAGTTCCTGATCGAGGAGCTCGCGGTCGGCGCCCAGTTCAACATCCCCTACATCCACGTGGTGGTGAACAACGCCTACCTCGGGCTGATCCGGCAGGCGCAGCGCGGGCTGGACATGGACTTCTGCGTCCAGCTCTCGTTCGACAACATCAACACGCCCGAGCTCGGGGGCTACGGCGTCGACCACGTCAAGGTGGCCGAAGGGCTGGGCTGCAAGGCGCTGCGGGTGGTCGAGCCCGACGGCATCCTGCCCGCTCTCGAAGAGGCCAAGAAGCTGATGGTCGAGCACGAGGTGCCGGTCGTCGTCGAGGTGATCCTCGAACGCGTCACCAACGTCTCGATGGGGACCGAGATCGACAACGTGATCGAGTTCGACGAGCTCGACGGGGTCGTCGACCCGATCCCGACCGCGTCCGGGCTCCGGGACTGA
- a CDS encoding MFS transporter translates to MPHLPAACPPNLWTDRDFVKLWIGHTASQFGAQTAQFTLPLVALIALGGGAAELGGLRAAQQVPILLCSLFVGVLVDRLSTRTLMVYADLARALALAAVPVAFLLDALGLPLLSLIAFLVGVFTVFFDVAYQACLPRLVQRGQLAQGNSLLESSRSATQICGPALGGGLVALLTAPLALAAGAVFFILSFASIRRIRRPDPPAEYESHSAGMLPEIKAGLRLVLHDRALRAIGLASATHHFFFAALMTTYLVFLTTVLRLPSGVLGLVLAALGPGALLGAVFSAKLPRLVGYGPVMVVAALAADLVLLCVPALRGAGAATVVVLMVVNVAFGALSQLVDVSATAVRQAVVPIRSQGRVVATLNFVGMGLTPLGSVLAGVLAGPLGIRTVLLLSVSGMFLSPLCLALSPLRRLGRTLPGET, encoded by the coding sequence GTGCCACACCTGCCTGCGGCCTGTCCGCCGAACCTGTGGACCGACCGTGACTTCGTCAAACTCTGGATCGGCCACACCGCCTCGCAGTTCGGGGCGCAGACTGCTCAGTTCACCCTGCCGCTCGTCGCACTCATCGCGCTCGGCGGAGGAGCGGCCGAGCTGGGCGGCCTCCGCGCTGCGCAGCAGGTGCCGATCCTGCTCTGCTCACTCTTCGTCGGTGTGCTGGTCGATCGACTCAGCACCCGCACGCTGATGGTGTACGCCGACCTCGCGCGCGCCCTCGCACTGGCGGCCGTCCCGGTGGCGTTCCTGCTGGACGCGCTCGGCCTGCCGCTGCTGTCCCTGATCGCGTTCCTGGTCGGTGTCTTCACGGTCTTCTTCGACGTGGCGTACCAAGCCTGTCTGCCGCGCTTGGTGCAGCGCGGACAGCTGGCTCAGGGCAACAGCCTGCTGGAGAGCAGCAGGTCCGCGACTCAGATCTGCGGGCCGGCGCTGGGTGGCGGCCTGGTCGCGTTGCTCACAGCGCCCCTTGCCCTCGCCGCCGGCGCTGTCTTCTTCATCCTGTCGTTCGCGTCGATCCGCCGGATCCGCCGACCGGATCCGCCGGCCGAGTACGAGTCGCACTCGGCCGGGATGTTGCCGGAGATCAAGGCCGGTCTTCGGCTGGTGCTCCACGACCGCGCACTGCGGGCGATCGGGCTCGCTTCCGCCACCCACCACTTCTTCTTCGCTGCGTTGATGACCACTTACCTGGTGTTCCTGACGACAGTCCTGCGGTTGCCCAGCGGCGTACTGGGGCTGGTCCTGGCCGCGCTCGGTCCGGGCGCGTTGCTCGGCGCCGTGTTCTCCGCCAAGCTGCCGAGACTTGTCGGGTACGGGCCGGTCATGGTGGTCGCCGCGCTGGCAGCCGACCTGGTGCTGCTGTGCGTGCCAGCTCTGCGTGGCGCCGGTGCCGCCACCGTCGTCGTCCTGATGGTGGTCAACGTCGCCTTCGGTGCCCTCAGCCAGCTGGTCGACGTTTCCGCCACGGCAGTCCGGCAAGCGGTCGTGCCCATCCGCTCCCAAGGTCGCGTCGTCGCCACTCTCAACTTCGTCGGCATGGGGTTGACGCCGCTCGGCTCGGTGCTCGCAGGCGTACTGGCCGGACCGCTGGGAATCCGGACCGTACTCCTGCTCAGTGTGAGCGGCATGTTTCTGTCCCCACTGTGCCTGGCGCTGTCCCCGTTGAGACGCCTTGGCAGAACGTTGCCGGGCGAGACGTGA